A genomic segment from Deltaproteobacteria bacterium encodes:
- a CDS encoding NAD(P)/FAD-dependent oxidoreductase — MRAAVIGAGVVGLAVARALARAGNETLILEREPRIATGVTSRNSGVIHAPIHYATGSLKATLCARGRELLYEFCDTHGVAHRQTGKLIVASNQGQLAELERIRIRAAENGAPEIRIFDAAELAKHEPHVAGVGALLSPRTGIVDAQALARALLRDAQDHGASLAVGARVEAAGRKSDGFSLRTSLGPMDANVVVNAAGLFADDVAALMGAPYTVHPWRGDYFVFQPDRPLERLVYPVKDATAPGLGVHLTLDLQGRYRLGPDVELVTSKTDFTPREAKHARFLEAAQRLFPWARAEMLRYDTCGIRPKLRGPEHTDERDFVIRADAPGWINLVGIESPGLTASLAIAERVLELV; from the coding sequence ATGCGCGCAGCGGTGATTGGCGCCGGCGTGGTGGGGCTCGCGGTGGCGCGTGCGCTCGCCCGCGCGGGCAACGAGACGCTCATCCTCGAGCGCGAACCGCGAATCGCGACGGGCGTCACGAGCCGCAACAGCGGCGTGATCCACGCACCCATCCACTACGCGACCGGCTCGCTCAAGGCCACGCTCTGCGCGCGCGGGCGCGAGCTGCTCTACGAGTTCTGCGACACGCACGGCGTGGCGCATCGGCAGACGGGAAAGCTCATTGTCGCGAGCAACCAGGGCCAGCTCGCTGAGCTCGAGCGGATCCGCATCCGCGCAGCGGAGAATGGCGCTCCCGAGATTCGCATCTTCGATGCGGCCGAGCTGGCGAAGCACGAGCCGCACGTGGCCGGCGTGGGCGCGCTGCTTTCGCCGCGGACGGGGATTGTCGATGCGCAAGCGCTCGCGCGGGCGCTGCTTCGCGATGCGCAGGATCACGGCGCCTCGCTCGCGGTCGGCGCGCGCGTGGAGGCCGCTGGACGCAAGAGCGACGGCTTCTCGCTGCGCACGTCGCTGGGGCCAATGGACGCGAACGTCGTCGTCAACGCTGCGGGCCTCTTCGCGGACGACGTCGCCGCGCTGATGGGCGCGCCGTACACGGTGCACCCCTGGCGCGGCGACTACTTCGTGTTCCAGCCGGATCGACCGCTCGAGCGGCTCGTGTATCCCGTGAAGGACGCGACCGCGCCGGGCCTGGGCGTGCATCTCACCCTTGATCTGCAAGGGCGATATCGACTCGGGCCGGATGTCGAGCTGGTGACCAGCAAGACGGATTTCACTCCCCGTGAAGCAAAGCACGCGCGCTTTCTCGAGGCGGCGCAGCGGCTCTTTCCGTGGGCGCGCGCGGAGATGCTCCGATACGACACTTGCGGCATCCGGCCCAAGCTGCGCGGGCCCGAGCACACCGATGAGCGCGACTTCGTGATCCGCGCGGACGCGCCGGGCTGGATCAACCTGGTGGGCATCGAGTCGCCGGGGCTGACCGCGTCGCTGGCGATCGCGGAACGCGTGCTCGAGCTGGTCTAA
- a CDS encoding zf-HC2 domain-containing protein, whose translation MSVCNELEPLLSAYAVGDCSAEERERIEAHLASCDACAAERESLAETLALATLPNPGELELHALGAMPGQVHAGWNAQQRTRRTYWRATVGAVMAIAASLLVLAHMGKIPVPQHPVSSDDSELVVEALADGPVESADDLSDTLSDDPEVAPNLYSDEGDD comes from the coding sequence ATGAGCGTCTGCAACGAGCTCGAGCCCCTGCTCTCCGCCTATGCCGTGGGCGATTGCTCCGCAGAAGAGCGGGAGCGCATCGAAGCCCACCTCGCGAGCTGCGACGCGTGCGCCGCCGAGCGCGAGTCGCTCGCGGAGACCCTGGCCCTCGCCACCCTGCCCAACCCCGGCGAGCTGGAGCTGCACGCCCTCGGCGCCATGCCCGGCCAGGTGCACGCCGGGTGGAATGCGCAGCAGCGCACCCGGCGCACCTACTGGCGCGCCACGGTGGGCGCAGTGATGGCCATCGCCGCCAGCCTGCTGGTGCTGGCCCACATGGGCAAGATCCCGGTGCCGCAGCACCCGGTCAGCTCGGATGACTCCGAGCTCGTCGTCGAGGCCCTGGCCGATGGCCCAGTCGAGTCCGCCGACGACCTTTCCGACACGCTCTCTGACGACCCCGAGGTCGCCCCTAACCTCTATTCCGATGAAGGAGACGACTGA
- a CDS encoding sigma-70 family RNA polymerase sigma factor produces MRPILSPVPAAPPDTDDALLRAFLAGKGSAFEELVRRYQQPVYGLCRRYASRPDDARDLAQRAFLRAFAAARRARLTWRGNEPFPFRAWLFRIAINLGKNHARDGARWQLVALDEGAVGADRAASAQQRLEREEASRRVRGAVVGLPRREREVFTLRVDADLPFADVAKALGITENNAKVTFHHAVKRLQKLVSAAEESP; encoded by the coding sequence TTGCGTCCCATTCTCTCGCCGGTGCCCGCGGCGCCCCCCGACACGGACGACGCGCTCCTGCGCGCCTTCCTCGCCGGCAAGGGCAGCGCCTTCGAGGAGCTGGTGCGGCGCTACCAGCAGCCGGTGTACGGGCTCTGCCGCCGCTACGCGAGCCGCCCCGACGACGCCCGCGACCTGGCCCAGCGCGCCTTCCTCCGCGCCTTCGCCGCCGCCCGCCGCGCCCGCCTCACCTGGCGCGGCAACGAGCCCTTCCCCTTCCGCGCCTGGCTGTTCCGCATCGCCATCAACCTGGGCAAGAACCACGCGCGCGACGGCGCCCGCTGGCAGCTGGTGGCCTTGGACGAAGGCGCGGTGGGCGCGGATCGTGCCGCGAGCGCCCAGCAGCGCCTGGAGCGCGAAGAGGCCTCGCGACGCGTGCGCGGCGCCGTCGTGGGACTGCCGCGCCGCGAGCGCGAGGTCTTCACGCTGCGCGTCGACGCCGATCTTCCCTTCGCCGACGTGGCCAAGGCGCTGGGCATCACCGAGAACAACGCCAAGGTCACGTTCCACCACGCGGTCAAGCGCCTGCAGAAGCTGGTCAGCGCCGCCGAGGAGTCCCCATGA